In Lolium rigidum isolate FL_2022 chromosome 7, APGP_CSIRO_Lrig_0.1, whole genome shotgun sequence, the DNA window CATGCATGAATATGTTGTTAATATGTTTTCCATATGCCTGTTAATTAACCACTCACGCCTGTGCGTGGCAAGATGTGAAGTCAATGAAATAATGGTTTTCTACATGTTTTTATGGAATAAAAACAAATGCTTTTATCACGTTCCTGGTCACAGACTTCAGTTCTACTTGCTAAAAACTGTGCTTTTCTAAGAAATCAGCAAtgtgtgtttcaaaaaaaaaaaaaaaaacagaccaGCTTTCTCAGCGTACCTAATTTACTTTCCCCATCTCCCTGGCAAAATAACATATTCAGACTGGTAACCCTTCTGTATTTCTCAATTCGAGAAGTCAAGACATAAAGCTTTTCAGCACTATGAAGTATGAACATCAAAGATAGCTGACTGCTCGGTGTGCTTTGTAATGACTCGCGCCTTTTGTTTACAGGAAGCAAAAGCAATGGAGCTGCTAGAATTTTAGCCATTACACTGCCGATAGTCGCTGCAATACTGGCTTCTATTGCCATTTGCCTTTGTCTGCGGAGGAAAAAGAgcaaaccggtacgaaaggcatCAGTATCATGTAAGTCTTATTAGTTAGTTCCAAATCTACCCCTTTAGACTAATAGGGCCAATCTTCTTATTCTGTTCGTTTCCATATGACAGTGGCATCATTTTCATATGAAAATTTACATTCACGCATAACACCATTACGAAACTGTATTTTCTCTTATGATAGATCCAACCAATCCGGAGGACATAGAGAGTATTGAATCACTCATTCTAGATCTATCAACTCTGAGAGCCGCAACAAATAACTTCGATGAAAGCAATAAACTCGGTGAAGGAGGGTTTGGTATTGTTTATAAGGTGCTAATTATATCTTTTTTACATCGAGCTTTTATCCTGTATTTTAATATTCTACTAGTAAATAAGTATACCTATTTGTACAGGGAATCCTTCCTGGCGATGAAGAAATAGCAGTTAAAAGGTTAtcacaaagttctcgacaaggtaTAGAGGAGCTGAAAAATGAGCTTGTTTTGGTTGCTAAGCTTCAACACAAGAATTTAGTGCGACTTGTCGGTGTTTGCTTGGAAGAACATGAAAAGTTACTTGTGTATGAGTACATGCCCAACAAAAGCCTCGACACCATTCTTTTTGGTAAAGTTCCTCATCTCCACTTTGCAACAGTGAAAGAACAAATAAAATATGTTGTGGGCAGTTCTAAGGTTTGTTTTTCTGTGTGGCAGATCCTGATAGGAGCAGTCAGCTAGACTGGGGAAGTAGATTTAGGATAGTCAACGGGATTGCTCGGGGATTACAATATCTGCATGAAGATTCTCAGCTGAAGATAATTCACCGGGACCTTAAAGCGAGCAATGTTCTGTTAGATTCTGAACTTATTCCTAAGATTTCAGATTTTGGCTTAGCAAGGCTCTTTGACAGTGATCAATCAAAAGATGTCACCAACCGTGTCGTCGGAACCTAGTAAGTCCTGGTGACATTTGCCttataacatttttaaaattgcacTAGTCCATAACATAATGTTGTTATTGCAGTGGATACATGTCCCCTGAGTACGCTATGCGTGGGGCTTAttctatcaagtccgatgtgttcAGCTTCGGCGTTTTGATTTTAGAAATCGTTACAGGAAGAAGAAACAGTGTCTCATATGACTCCGAGCAGTCTGTAGATCTCTTAAGTTTGGTGAGTATTTTGACTGTTACAACTTCAGCTGTTACAGAAAGCTGCACTTAATAACATCATCGtaatatttttattattattattaatatACCTACGTAATGCAGGTATGGGAGCACTGGACAATGGGAACAATTGTAGAGATCATGGATTCGTCCATGACCAGCTATTCTCCTGGAGACCAGATGCTGAAGTGCATTCACATCGGACTTCTATGTGTTCAAGAAAACCCCGCAGATAGACCGCTGATGTCGGTCGTGACTGTCCTGCTTAGCAGCAGCACTGTGTCTCTCCAAGCTCCATCTAGGCCAGCTTTCTGCATCGAAAAAAGTGGCGCTAACGACTCAGACATTCACACGGAGCCATACCGAGGAAATTCAGAGTCGACAAGCCGGTCGCCTATGTCACCGAACGAAGTTTCGATCACTGAACTTGAGCCGAGATAAATCTGAGTGATGCTGAGTTCATTTTATATGCCATTCTCGCCAAAAGAAAATTATAGCAATTTTTTTTATGTAGGGATAGACTTTACTTCAAACTAGCTCCGTTTCAAGGATAAGGCGCAAACGCatttcaagatgaactttgaccaaaCAAATTGAGCAATAAAACTTTAAGTATGTTGTATGTAATTGATATCGTTGGATTCTTATTGAAAAATACTTTCGAATGATGCTAATTTTAAACCAaaaaatctttatatatttacagTAATTTTTAGTCAAATAAAAAACACGCAAAATGAAGATATTTTATTCTTTGAAACGAAGGTAGTAATTCATATGTATTACTAGGAAatgtgcccgcgcgttgctgcggatatAAAATATGTATCCTCCTGCTCGAAACAGGCTTTCACCCgcttattaatatagcaaccacacgaaACAACTGCTGGGCCTCAACACAAGCAACGTTCAAACGAAACAAAATAGAAAGAAACTACAGTATATATATATAAACCGTTTTGTCTAAGTCAATAAAGCTCACCTGGTTCCcctaaaaaaaaaatctgctgAATTTTAGTCAGGCATAGTCCAGCCGATAATATTACTCCTTGGCTTAATCAATGGCTCCAGTTACCATGCTCAGTCAAGTGTTATGTTGCCCTTCAGACTTAGTGGCATGTTGCGTCGTTCTGTTTGGACGTGACACTTTGTTCTTCAGCTTAAACTTGCATGTGTCCTTCTACATCTTTTAGTACCTCGTCATGTTGGCCAGAGAAGAGGTAAAAAAACAACATAAAAATATGTGATACTTATTGTCGAGAGAAACTGCATGCGTACCGGTCGCCGATCGTGGCCGCCTAATTTCGAACCCGGGGAAAGCGAGCCGGGAGGCTGCCGCCGCCATCCACCACGCAGCCAGCGAGAGCATGCATCTCTTCACCGAGCAGCCTACGCGCAAAGCTTTCACCGAAGAGGCTACGGGATTTATGTCCGTCAGGATTTAAAATAATTCTTACTAATCCCGTCTAATTACAGCCAGATACTCTCGTGGGCTTAATTAGCTCCTCCAATCCTATGTCTAATTACAGACATGCAAAGTCTTCTTGTGTTTGTGTATACATGTGAAGGATGCTGTCGCTTAAATTAGCTCCTCCAATCCTCGTCTAATTACAGCAGCGGTGCAAAGTCAGTAATGCCGCTTCACGCTCGCGCTCCCGGACCATGGGATGCTGCAGCCGGTCGGCCATGTGCCCATGTCCTTGTGCAGAGTCGTGAGCCACTCCATCTTGCCATAGTATGCCGCGGTGGAGCTCGGTGATCTGGTCCTCCCGTCTGTCTGCGCGGTCGTGTTCTATTGGAGACACATCCCGATACCTCATCATCACCTTCTCTGATGGACTCCTGGACTTGAGCCTCCTGGCTCTCGCAAGGGATGATGGAGTAGAGCAGCCTCATGGCCAGCGATGGCAGGCTTTGGTGGCGCCATGGATGACTCACGCCTCTTCACGGTGCAGGCGTGCAGCACCGGCGGCGCTAGACCTACCGTGCTTGAGACCCGCTTGGACGCCATCGGCCGGCTAGCTAGCGCGGTGGACAAGTTCTGATCGAATCGAGGAGAATCATATATCAACCGGATTCGTGTAtaattagagagagagagagacggcaTGGCGTATGCGTGCGGCAGGCAGAGGAGTTTTGGTAGGATTTGAGCTGGGTGTGTGGGCGTGGTCTCTGAAAACTTATGTCCTAGTTGCATCCGGTAGGACGAGCGCAAAGGCTGATCCCTATTGGACTCTTTCTTGCGGCAGGAAAATTAGGTACCAAACGAAATTAGATGTGGGAATGGGATCAGCCTTTGTTGGGCACCAAACGAAAGAAACGGATCTCAGCAAAACCATTGAATCTTATACATGTAGGCAAGATAAGAGGTCGACCAGAGACACCTCGCATGGCAATTAAAGGAAACAGAGCCGACGTACATGCCCGCGGCCGTATCCACCTCGCCGGCGATCGGCAACATGCAAGTGATGTAGGACATCATGAAGAGCACGAAGGCGGCGGTTTTGCCGGAGTACGTCTGGACAACGCCGCTGTCAACGTCCCGTACCCGGCCTTATTGATAGCGCGGAGCAGCTAGGCCACCAGACCGCTCATCGTCCAGGCGACTTCTTCTTGTGCCTTGTTGACACTGCGGAGGAGCTCGTTCTGACTACTCTTGTGGCGAGGAAGCCGCGGCCAGAGGAGCAGGGGAACATGCGGCGGCGGCTGGTATCCTCCGTGCTCTCCCGTCAAACCGGAACCAGTCACGGGGCTTCGTGACGGCCTTGGCCTCTAGCCTTGATCGTCTCCAGCTCGGCTTAGGACGACGTAGCTTACTCACCCTCCTGGCGGTAGATATTTTACTGGGCACGGACAGTGGAAGAATACACCAGTGTAACTATATTGGGGAATGTGTATTACTCGGTAACTGAACATAAATCATATTCTTTGTCCACAGATTTTATCTTATGGATCAACGCCATATATTGTAAGATAAAATGCAGAAAATTACGTCTGTCACCCTCCTTGAACCAGACTTTCACCTCCCTATATTAGTATAGCAACCACATGATACAACGAGCATGCTAGAGCTGCAGCA includes these proteins:
- the LOC124677215 gene encoding cysteine-rich receptor-like protein kinase 6, giving the protein MASHHLVPAAALLLAFILTPLSAGDPLGKFCGSSVNFTANSTYQANIRLLNATLPKNASSSPNLFATGTVGTIPDIVYALALCRGDTAAVNCTQCVTTAFQDAQQSCPYNRDATVLYDPCALRFSNQNFLSSTDDGDNVLAYVNVQNVSAPAKVFDAAVGALINATVEYAATNSSRRFGTGEMAFGSFDKIYGLAQCTPDMAPADCRACLQGIIAAISKYFSDKSGGQVRGLRCSYRYEDYPFFNGPSLLQLPDPSVGTTPALAPEPAPANMTPVPAREGSKSNGAARILAITLPIVAAILASIAICLCLRRKKSKPVRKASVSYPTNPEDIESIESLILDLSTLRAATNNFDESNKLGEGGFGIVYKGILPGDEEIAVKRLSQSSRQGIEELKNELVLVAKLQHKNLVRLVGVCLEEHEKLLVYEYMPNKSLDTILFDPDRSSQLDWGSRFRIVNGIARGLQYLHEDSQLKIIHRDLKASNVLLDSELIPKISDFGLARLFDSDQSKDVTNRVVGTYGYMSPEYAMRGAYSIKSDVFSFGVLILEIVTGRRNSVSYDSEQSVDLLSLVWEHWTMGTIVEIMDSSMTSYSPGDQMLKCIHIGLLCVQENPADRPLMSVVTVLLSSSTVSLQAPSRPAFCIEKSGANDSDIHTEPYRGNSESTSRSPMSPNEVSITELEPR